The Flavobacterium piscisymbiosum genome includes a region encoding these proteins:
- a CDS encoding GNAT family N-acyltransferase → MGLVTAKEVAKAINVEKYGVLGTFSGWILMKVLKISTLNKIYDHNKHLEDVAFLNGVLDELQIKFEIPEEDLKRLPKDGAYITISNHPLGGIDGILLLKLMLEREPNFKIIANFLLHRIVPLKKYIMPVNPFENHRDAKSSVVGIKETLRHLSDGKPLGIFPAGEVSTYRDGKLVVDKPWEEGALKLIRKAKVPVVPIYFHAKNSRLFYWLSKIDDTLRTAKLPSELLTQKDRVIKVRIGKPISVNEQNEFESFEDYSEFLRKKTYMLANPFEKDHKLLDTASLKIPKAPKKIVTPANELEMINEVNALRNSDCRLLQSKNYEVFFARAKSIPNILHEIGRLREITFREVGEGTNESIDLDKFDQYYHHMFLWDDETKKIAGAYRMGLGSEIYPKYGIEGFYLNDLFRFEPELHDMMHKSIEMGRAFIIKEYQQKPMPLFLLWKGIIHTTLRYPEHKYLLGGVSISNQFSDFSKSLMIEFMKSNYYDPYIAQYIHPKKAYKVKLKDADKDFIFDEAESDLNKFDKIIDELEPGNLRLPVLIKKYIKQNARVVAFNVDPLFNNAVDGLMYIRIADIPESTMKPVIEEFQIELERKLSEKED, encoded by the coding sequence ATGGGTTTAGTTACCGCGAAAGAAGTTGCAAAGGCAATAAATGTTGAGAAGTACGGAGTTCTTGGTACTTTTTCAGGCTGGATTCTTATGAAGGTCCTTAAAATTTCTACCCTTAATAAAATTTACGATCATAATAAACATTTAGAAGACGTTGCGTTTTTAAACGGAGTATTGGATGAATTGCAAATTAAGTTTGAAATTCCGGAAGAAGATTTAAAACGTTTACCTAAAGATGGCGCTTATATTACCATTTCAAATCACCCGCTTGGAGGAATTGATGGTATTTTATTATTGAAATTAATGCTCGAAAGAGAACCAAATTTCAAGATTATCGCCAACTTTTTATTACACCGAATTGTTCCGCTAAAAAAATACATTATGCCGGTTAATCCTTTTGAGAATCATAGGGATGCTAAATCGAGCGTAGTTGGGATTAAAGAAACTTTGCGTCATTTAAGTGATGGAAAACCGTTGGGAATTTTCCCTGCCGGGGAAGTTTCGACCTACAGAGATGGAAAATTAGTTGTGGATAAACCTTGGGAAGAAGGCGCTCTAAAATTGATTAGAAAAGCCAAAGTTCCGGTTGTACCGATTTATTTTCACGCAAAAAACAGCCGATTATTTTATTGGCTTTCTAAAATTGATGATACCTTAAGAACTGCCAAATTACCATCGGAATTGCTTACGCAGAAAGATCGTGTAATTAAAGTTCGTATTGGAAAACCAATTTCTGTAAACGAACAAAACGAGTTTGAATCGTTTGAAGATTACTCTGAATTCCTGAGAAAGAAGACTTATATGCTTGCCAATCCTTTCGAAAAGGACCATAAATTACTGGACACTGCAAGTTTAAAAATACCAAAAGCACCTAAAAAAATCGTTACGCCTGCAAACGAACTAGAAATGATTAACGAAGTAAACGCGTTAAGAAACAGTGATTGCCGTTTGTTGCAGAGTAAAAATTACGAAGTATTTTTTGCAAGAGCAAAATCTATTCCGAATATTCTGCACGAAATTGGCCGTTTGCGCGAAATCACTTTTCGTGAAGTAGGTGAAGGAACTAATGAATCTATTGATTTAGACAAATTCGACCAATATTATCACCATATGTTTTTATGGGATGATGAAACCAAAAAAATTGCCGGTGCCTATCGTATGGGATTGGGTTCTGAAATTTACCCTAAATACGGAATTGAAGGTTTTTACTTGAATGATTTATTTAGATTCGAACCTGAATTGCATGATATGATGCACAAGTCGATCGAAATGGGTCGTGCGTTTATCATAAAGGAATATCAGCAAAAACCAATGCCTTTGTTCCTTTTATGGAAAGGTATTATTCATACTACATTACGTTATCCTGAACATAAATATTTATTGGGCGGAGTAAGTATCAGTAATCAATTCTCTGACTTTTCGAAATCACTTATGATTGAGTTTATGAAGTCGAATTATTATGATCCTTATATTGCGCAATACATTCACCCGAAGAAAGCGTATAAGGTAAAACTAAAAGATGCTGATAAAGATTTCATCTTTGATGAAGCAGAATCTGACTTAAACAAATTCGATAAAATCATTGACGAACTAGAACCTGGAAATTTACGTTTGCCGGTTTTAATTAAAAAATACATCAAGCAAAATGCACGTGTTGTAGCTTTTAACGTCGATCCTTTGTTCAACAATGCCGTAGATGGTTTGATGTACATAAGAATCGCAGATATTCCTGAAAGTACTATGAAACCTGTTATCGAAGAGTTTCAGATAGAATTGGAACGTAAATTATCTGAGAAAGAAGATTAA
- a CDS encoding suppressor of fused domain protein → MGLFSRNNNKIEKPKVILELRSPGCPITAIVEQDNRTAYFYLFGDNEDFGTKSCWIRNLSAAPNEIETALMEKGVPPMLTKEFCKFPEGQEKLNANTLEIVWLEEGDGAALLENGEILCVIPSWGGNGGFYGYARDCKGTGDFAWELSEDNEMRTRVKQSAEFLKSWDEEMNPFRILQPEILDYYDEIFGKSEKYFAIDNAEWPPKGLYVNQGEEKVVFATVAVSLRPQPKIEMYFENTSDVNRIELGVIVKSALNNDQVNKIGGSISGITAIPWDFVTFLAEGHTVEFQTGVNEKFNFGILTNKLKVLPEVQLPQYRESNTTFLWIVPISNKERTEMIESGVEGVLDKLDRIGEEIFNLNREEVV, encoded by the coding sequence ATGGGATTATTTAGTAGAAACAATAATAAAATTGAAAAACCTAAGGTTATTCTTGAACTAAGAAGTCCTGGCTGTCCAATAACTGCAATTGTAGAACAGGATAATAGAACTGCCTACTTTTATCTGTTTGGGGATAATGAAGATTTTGGTACAAAAAGCTGCTGGATTAGAAATTTAAGTGCAGCGCCAAATGAAATAGAGACAGCATTGATGGAAAAAGGTGTTCCTCCTATGTTAACCAAAGAGTTTTGCAAATTTCCGGAAGGACAGGAAAAACTGAATGCTAATACTTTGGAAATTGTTTGGCTGGAAGAAGGAGATGGAGCGGCGTTATTAGAAAACGGAGAAATTTTATGTGTCATTCCTAGTTGGGGAGGTAATGGCGGGTTTTACGGATACGCTCGCGATTGTAAAGGAACAGGTGATTTTGCGTGGGAACTTTCAGAAGATAATGAAATGCGCACGCGTGTTAAGCAATCAGCCGAATTTTTGAAATCATGGGATGAAGAAATGAATCCTTTTAGAATTCTGCAGCCGGAAATTTTAGATTATTACGATGAAATATTCGGTAAAAGTGAAAAATATTTTGCAATTGATAATGCAGAATGGCCCCCAAAAGGCCTTTATGTAAATCAAGGTGAAGAAAAAGTTGTTTTTGCAACAGTAGCAGTATCATTGCGACCACAGCCCAAAATAGAGATGTATTTTGAAAATACAAGTGATGTTAATAGAATAGAACTTGGAGTTATTGTAAAGTCTGCATTGAATAACGATCAGGTAAATAAAATTGGGGGCTCTATAAGCGGGATAACAGCTATACCTTGGGATTTTGTTACTTTTTTAGCAGAAGGCCATACTGTAGAGTTTCAAACTGGAGTTAATGAAAAATTTAATTTTGGTATACTTACCAATAAGCTCAAAGTGCTGCCAGAAGTTCAATTGCCCCAATATAGAGAATCAAATACTACTTTTTTATGGATAGTTCCAATATCAAATAAAGAAAGAACAGAAATGATAGAATCCGGAGTTGAGGGTGTGCTTGATAAATTAGATCGTATTGGAGAAGAAATATTTAATTTAAATCGGGAAGAAGTTGTTTAA
- a CDS encoding TM2 domain-containing protein: MESTKLDAGKVENKKVTAGILGILLGAFGAHKFYLGYQKEGIIQLVVSVVTCGLGGMVGFVEGIIYLTKPDDEFYQTYQVGKKPWF, translated from the coding sequence ATGGAAAGTACAAAATTGGATGCTGGAAAAGTGGAAAATAAAAAAGTTACTGCTGGGATTTTAGGGATTTTGCTAGGTGCGTTTGGCGCACACAAATTTTATTTAGGTTATCAAAAGGAAGGGATTATTCAGCTTGTAGTTAGTGTAGTGACTTGTGGCTTAGGTGGAATGGTTGGATTTGTTGAAGGAATTATTTATTTGACAAAACCTGACGATGAGTTTTATCAAACTTACCAAGTAGGAAAAAAACCTTGGTTCTAA
- a CDS encoding DUF2752 domain-containing protein — protein MISTDYTNNSRVKRKVYGIIGAAITLIIPFFLMLNNHNDHLETDQSFCPFKMVTGFPCPGCGITKSLVYFYQGDIYKSVSYHILGPFVILFCWLTIIILTTEIITKKEYFKGILYNRKLAYNMAYFLAFYHLIRLVLFVRNNSFDDILHQSIWF, from the coding sequence GTGATATCAACAGATTATACAAATAATAGCAGAGTAAAGCGTAAAGTTTACGGAATTATCGGTGCAGCAATTACACTGATAATTCCGTTTTTCTTAATGCTTAACAACCACAATGACCATTTAGAAACAGATCAGTCGTTTTGTCCCTTTAAAATGGTTACCGGATTTCCTTGTCCGGGTTGTGGTATAACAAAATCGTTAGTGTATTTTTATCAGGGAGATATTTATAAAAGTGTTAGTTACCACATTTTAGGACCTTTTGTTATTCTATTTTGCTGGCTGACCATTATTATATTAACCACAGAAATCATTACCAAAAAAGAATATTTTAAAGGAATTCTATACAATCGAAAATTAGCCTATAATATGGCTTATTTTCTGGCCTTTTATCATTTGATACGGTTAGTATTATTTGTTAGGAATAATTCCTTTGATGATATCTTACATCAGTCGATTTGGTTTTAA
- a CDS encoding DUF4234 domain-containing protein, giving the protein MENNFQETSNDFNEIPVFKVDPIMVLIFGFLTCGLYLIYWNIKVAEVFNAVAKREVISQPIAIFAGCCMPVNIYFYYLAGKDALPKVYEKTGELQKDQSTLLIVLGLFFPMAAAMIVQGDINRLYK; this is encoded by the coding sequence ATGGAAAACAATTTTCAAGAGACGTCTAATGATTTTAACGAAATCCCAGTATTTAAAGTAGATCCAATTATGGTATTAATTTTTGGATTTTTAACTTGTGGTTTATATTTAATTTATTGGAATATTAAAGTTGCAGAGGTTTTTAATGCTGTAGCCAAAAGAGAAGTTATTTCGCAGCCTATTGCAATTTTTGCAGGATGTTGTATGCCGGTAAATATTTATTTTTATTATTTAGCTGGTAAAGATGCGTTGCCAAAAGTTTATGAAAAAACTGGTGAGCTTCAAAAAGATCAGTCTACTTTATTAATTGTTTTAGGTCTTTTCTTTCCTATGGCAGCAGCAATGATTGTACAAGGTGATATCAACAGATTATACAAATAA
- a CDS encoding 2-hydroxyacid dehydrogenase yields the protein MSIKILHIDSNNPILWQQLEEAGFENHADFKSSKEEIEAKIQDYNGIVIRSRFKIDKTFLDKATSLQFIARVGAGLESIDCEYSETKGIHLIAAPEGNRNAVAEHSLGVILSLFNNLNQADAEIKAGQWNRESNRGHELDGKTVGIIGYGNMGKAFAKKLRGFEVDVIFHDILENIGDENAKQVSLQELQQKADVLSLHLPWTPETDKIVNSDFINAFAKPFWIINTSRGKNIVTADLVEAMKSKKILGAGLDVLEYEKLSFETLFQDKNTPEAFQYLLEAKNALLTPHIAGWTFESHERLAQVIVDKIKAVYSK from the coding sequence ATGAGCATAAAAATTCTGCATATCGACAGTAATAACCCAATTCTTTGGCAACAACTAGAAGAAGCGGGTTTTGAAAACCACGCCGATTTTAAATCTTCGAAAGAAGAAATCGAGGCCAAAATTCAGGATTATAACGGAATCGTAATTCGAAGCCGTTTTAAAATTGATAAAACCTTTCTGGATAAAGCTACCAGTTTACAGTTTATTGCCAGAGTTGGCGCGGGTTTAGAAAGTATAGATTGTGAATATTCCGAAACAAAAGGAATTCATTTAATTGCTGCTCCGGAAGGTAATCGCAACGCTGTTGCAGAACATTCATTGGGCGTAATATTGTCTTTATTTAATAATTTGAATCAGGCCGACGCCGAAATTAAAGCCGGACAATGGAATCGTGAAAGTAATCGCGGCCACGAATTAGATGGCAAAACGGTAGGGATTATTGGTTATGGAAACATGGGAAAAGCTTTCGCTAAAAAACTTCGCGGTTTTGAGGTTGATGTTATCTTTCATGATATTTTAGAAAATATTGGAGACGAAAATGCCAAACAAGTTTCATTACAAGAATTACAGCAAAAAGCCGATGTTTTGAGTTTACATCTTCCGTGGACTCCTGAAACAGACAAAATAGTAAACAGTGATTTTATAAATGCATTTGCAAAGCCATTTTGGATCATAAATACTTCACGTGGTAAAAACATCGTCACAGCAGATTTGGTCGAAGCAATGAAGTCTAAAAAGATTTTGGGTGCAGGATTAGATGTTTTAGAATATGAGAAATTATCTTTCGAAACCTTGTTTCAGGATAAAAATACTCCCGAAGCTTTTCAATATCTTCTAGAAGCTAAAAATGCTTTGTTGACTCCCCATATTGCTGGTTGGACATTTGAAAGTCATGAGCGCCTGGCGCAGGTAATTGTCGATAAAATTAAGGCTGTTTACTCAAAATAA
- the nhaA gene encoding Na+/H+ antiporter NhaA produces MKLTKTFKAFFDNEKSGGLLLLFVTIISLYLANSPFQTEYIAFWEKDLGGHSITHWINDGLMAIFFLLIGLELEREIYHGELSSIKNASLPIMAAFGGMLVPAAIFLALNFGTATQNGAGIPMATDIAFAIGILSLLGKKVPSSLKVFLTALAVIDDLGAIIVIAIFYTTSIAFVNLAIALGIWVFLFILNRMKIHNLIPYLIGGIVMWYFMLNSGVHATITGVILAFVIPFGDGGEKSSSYKLQHFLHKPVAFVILPLFAIANTCIAIESDWHQGLNHPNTYGIILGLVVGKPLGIILFSSIGVSAGLCALPKNLKWAHILGAGMLGGIGFTMSIFITILAFKDPEIIVFSKIAILIASVLSGIIGFVYLKYILTRKKTL; encoded by the coding sequence ATGAAACTAACCAAGACTTTTAAAGCCTTTTTTGACAACGAAAAATCAGGAGGATTGCTCTTACTATTTGTTACGATTATATCACTTTACCTTGCCAACTCCCCTTTCCAAACTGAATATATTGCTTTTTGGGAAAAAGATTTAGGCGGGCATTCGATCACACACTGGATCAACGACGGCTTAATGGCTATTTTCTTTTTATTGATAGGCCTAGAACTGGAACGAGAAATTTATCACGGAGAATTATCGAGCATAAAAAATGCTTCATTGCCAATTATGGCGGCTTTTGGCGGAATGTTAGTTCCAGCGGCAATATTCCTGGCTTTAAATTTTGGAACTGCTACACAAAACGGAGCAGGAATTCCTATGGCAACCGATATTGCTTTTGCAATTGGTATTTTATCGCTATTAGGCAAAAAAGTTCCATCGTCTCTAAAAGTATTTTTAACAGCTTTGGCGGTTATTGATGATCTGGGCGCTATTATCGTTATTGCTATATTTTACACCACCTCAATTGCATTTGTAAATCTTGCCATTGCTTTAGGAATTTGGGTTTTCTTGTTTATTTTGAATCGAATGAAAATTCACAATCTGATTCCTTATTTAATTGGAGGAATTGTGATGTGGTACTTCATGCTTAATTCGGGAGTTCACGCTACCATTACCGGTGTTATTCTGGCATTTGTAATTCCGTTTGGTGATGGCGGAGAAAAATCTTCTTCGTATAAATTACAGCACTTTTTACATAAACCCGTTGCTTTTGTAATTCTGCCCTTATTTGCTATTGCAAACACTTGCATTGCTATTGAATCAGATTGGCATCAGGGACTGAATCATCCTAACACGTATGGTATTATTTTAGGTTTAGTAGTTGGAAAACCTCTTGGAATTATACTTTTTTCTTCGATTGGTGTAAGTGCCGGTTTATGTGCTTTGCCAAAAAACTTAAAATGGGCGCATATTTTAGGCGCTGGAATGTTAGGCGGAATTGGTTTTACAATGTCAATCTTCATTACCATTTTAGCTTTTAAAGATCCTGAAATAATTGTTTTTTCTAAGATCGCGATCCTCATCGCCTCTGTACTTTCGGGAATAATTGGATTTGTTTACTTAAAATATATACTGACAAGAAAGAAAACTCTTTAA
- a CDS encoding c-type cytochrome, producing MNKIRRILLYSITLITILIGLILYQIKTYIAPTYLICSPDPVFFCGTSNPDLTENETKGREILNSNCAACHKLDARSTGPALRNIDSLVITKWMIGKNYKIDSTKIEKLGLDYHRTMFKDFVNEENLALIIDYCSRTRY from the coding sequence ATGAATAAGATTAGACGCATTTTACTTTATTCAATAACACTAATTACTATACTTATTGGTCTAATATTATATCAAATAAAAACATACATCGCTCCAACTTATTTAATTTGCTCCCCAGATCCTGTTTTCTTTTGTGGAACTTCAAATCCTGACTTAACAGAAAATGAAACAAAAGGAAGAGAGATTTTAAATTCGAATTGCGCAGCGTGTCACAAACTAGACGCAAGAAGTACCGGACCAGCACTTCGCAACATAGATTCACTTGTAATTACAAAATGGATGATTGGTAAAAACTACAAAATTGACAGTACTAAAATTGAGAAATTAGGATTAGATTATCACAGAACGATGTTTAAAGATTTTGTAAATGAAGAAAATCTTGCATTAATAATAGATTATTGTTCAAGAACACGTTATTAA
- the proC gene encoding pyrroline-5-carboxylate reductase — protein sequence MKVHIIGGGNLGVSIALGIAKFSKNNQVTVTRRNTASIQYLSEYGITVSSDNKHNIQEADVVILTIKPYQVDVVLAEILSAIPGKTIASAVSGLSLDMLQEKTKNEYPVIRIMPNIAAQFGESATCISFPEKDREKALPIVDLFQDLGTAPVIDEKLMDAATVLGACGTAYALRYIRASMQAGIEIGFDSQTALAIAAQTVKGAAKMLLEEKVHPEQLIDRVTTPQGCTIVGLNEMEHNGFSSSLIKGIKTSLKQIKG from the coding sequence ATGAAAGTACACATCATAGGAGGAGGAAATCTAGGGGTTTCTATTGCCTTAGGAATTGCGAAGTTCTCAAAAAACAATCAGGTTACTGTAACGAGAAGAAATACGGCTAGTATTCAATATTTATCTGAATACGGAATCACAGTTTCATCAGATAATAAACATAATATTCAGGAAGCAGATGTAGTAATTTTAACCATAAAACCGTATCAGGTTGATGTTGTTTTAGCTGAAATTTTATCAGCAATTCCGGGGAAAACTATTGCTTCGGCAGTGAGTGGTTTGTCTTTGGATATGCTTCAGGAAAAAACAAAGAATGAATATCCGGTAATCCGAATCATGCCAAATATTGCGGCACAGTTTGGCGAATCGGCAACTTGTATTTCTTTCCCTGAAAAGGACAGAGAAAAAGCATTGCCAATCGTTGATTTATTTCAGGATTTAGGAACTGCTCCCGTTATCGATGAAAAATTAATGGATGCAGCAACAGTTCTTGGTGCATGCGGAACCGCTTATGCTTTAAGATATATTCGCGCCTCGATGCAAGCCGGAATCGAAATAGGATTTGATTCTCAAACCGCATTAGCAATCGCGGCACAAACCGTAAAAGGAGCGGCAAAAATGTTATTAGAAGAAAAAGTACATCCGGAACAATTAATCGACCGTGTAACAACGCCACAAGGCTGCACAATTGTAGGATTGAACGAAATGGAACATAATGGTTTCAGTTCATCTTTGATAAAAGGTATTAAGACTTCTTTGAAACAGATCAAAGGTTAG
- the mgtE gene encoding magnesium transporter, with the protein MEFKISKELIKEIAQLIQAKNNKELEVLLNDMHHADFAEILDEIDIDEATYIFKVLDSEKTAEILLELEDDLREQILNRLSPKEIAEELDELETNDAADIIGELSKDRKAEVISELQDVEHAKGIVDLLRYDEDTAGGIMHKELVKVNENWNVLTCVKEMRIQAENVSRVHSIYVVDDENRLKGRLSLKDLLTTSTKTQISDIYIRKLYHVNVETPDVEVARMMDKYDLEAIPVVDELGRLVGRITIDDIIDVIKDEIEKRDTEDIQKFGGLEALELPYVQTRLGEMVKKRATWLVVLFIGEMFTASAMGFFEGEIEKAVVLALFVPLIISSGGNSGSQAATLIIRAMALKELTLKDWWYVMKKEIASGFLLGAILGIVGFIRIMVWQQTGLYEYGEHWLAIGATVSLSLVFIVLWGTLSGSMIPFLLKRLKLDPATSSAPFVATLVDVTGLVIYFTIASLLLKGKLL; encoded by the coding sequence ATGGAGTTTAAAATCAGCAAAGAGCTAATTAAAGAAATAGCTCAACTCATTCAAGCTAAAAACAACAAAGAGCTGGAGGTTTTATTAAATGACATGCACCATGCCGATTTCGCTGAAATCCTTGATGAAATTGACATTGATGAAGCCACTTATATATTTAAGGTTTTAGATAGCGAAAAAACAGCCGAAATTCTTTTGGAATTGGAGGATGATTTACGTGAACAAATCTTAAACCGACTTTCGCCTAAAGAAATCGCCGAAGAGCTTGATGAATTGGAAACCAATGATGCAGCAGATATTATTGGGGAACTTTCGAAAGACAGAAAAGCCGAAGTAATCTCTGAACTTCAGGACGTAGAACACGCAAAAGGAATCGTTGATTTATTGCGTTACGACGAGGATACTGCCGGAGGTATCATGCACAAAGAGTTGGTGAAAGTCAACGAAAACTGGAACGTACTTACTTGCGTGAAAGAAATGCGTATTCAGGCCGAAAATGTTTCCAGAGTACACTCTATTTATGTTGTTGATGATGAAAACAGACTTAAAGGGAGATTATCGCTTAAAGATTTATTGACAACTTCTACTAAAACACAGATTTCTGATATTTATATTAGAAAATTATACCATGTAAACGTTGAAACACCTGATGTTGAGGTAGCTCGAATGATGGATAAGTACGATCTGGAAGCTATTCCTGTCGTAGATGAGTTAGGACGTTTAGTAGGTCGTATTACAATTGACGATATTATTGATGTCATCAAAGATGAGATTGAAAAAAGAGATACTGAAGACATTCAGAAATTCGGGGGACTTGAAGCATTAGAATTACCATACGTTCAAACACGTTTGGGTGAGATGGTAAAAAAGAGAGCAACCTGGCTTGTCGTTTTATTTATCGGAGAAATGTTTACAGCTTCGGCAATGGGATTTTTTGAAGGGGAAATTGAGAAAGCAGTCGTTTTGGCCTTATTTGTTCCGCTTATTATTTCGAGTGGAGGAAATTCAGGTTCACAGGCAGCGACATTGATCATTCGTGCCATGGCGTTGAAAGAACTTACGCTTAAAGACTGGTGGTATGTAATGAAAAAAGAAATTGCTTCTGGTTTTCTATTAGGAGCGATTTTAGGTATTGTTGGTTTTATCAGGATCATGGTTTGGCAGCAAACCGGACTTTATGAATATGGAGAACATTGGTTGGCGATAGGAGCAACGGTTTCACTTTCGTTAGTGTTTATCGTTTTATGGGGAACACTTTCAGGATCTATGATACCCTTTTTATTAAAAAGACTTAAACTTGATCCCGCAACTTCATCAGCACCGTTTGTGGCTACTTTAGTCGACGTAACAGGATTGGTGATCTATTTTACGATAGCTTCTTTATTATTAAAAGGGAAGTTGTTATAA
- the rsmA gene encoding 16S rRNA (adenine(1518)-N(6)/adenine(1519)-N(6))-dimethyltransferase RsmA — MEKVKAKKHLGQHFLKDESIAKAIADTLSLKGYDEVLEIGPGMGVLTKYLLDKPINTHVIEIDGESVVYLGENYPKLKDKIISQDFLKYNINEVYENKQFAIIGNFPYNISTQIVFRTLEFKHQIPEFSGMFQKEVAERICEKKGSKAYGILSVLAQAFYDTEYLFTVDENVFIPPPKVKSGVMKMTRKEDYSLPCGEKLFFTVVKTAFQQRRKTLRNSLKTLNLSDELRLDTIFDKRPEQLSVEEFIVLTQKIEADGV; from the coding sequence ATGGAAAAAGTAAAAGCCAAAAAACATTTAGGACAACACTTCCTGAAAGACGAAAGTATCGCCAAAGCAATTGCAGATACTTTAAGCTTAAAAGGATATGATGAGGTTTTAGAAATAGGACCGGGGATGGGTGTGTTGACTAAGTATTTGCTTGACAAACCAATTAACACGCATGTGATCGAGATTGATGGAGAATCTGTGGTGTATTTGGGCGAAAATTATCCAAAACTAAAAGATAAAATTATCTCTCAGGATTTCCTGAAATACAATATAAACGAGGTTTACGAAAATAAACAATTCGCTATTATTGGGAATTTTCCCTATAACATTTCTACGCAAATCGTTTTTAGAACTTTAGAATTCAAACATCAGATTCCGGAATTTTCGGGGATGTTTCAAAAAGAAGTAGCTGAAAGGATATGCGAGAAAAAAGGCTCAAAAGCGTACGGAATCTTATCTGTATTAGCCCAGGCTTTCTATGATACTGAGTATCTGTTTACGGTAGATGAAAACGTTTTTATTCCTCCGCCCAAGGTCAAGTCGGGTGTGATGAAAATGACCCGAAAGGAAGATTATAGCCTTCCGTGTGGAGAAAAGTTGTTTTTTACGGTTGTAAAAACTGCTTTTCAGCAAAGACGAAAAACATTACGTAACAGTTTGAAAACATTAAATTTATCAGATGAATTGCGATTAGACACTATCTTTGATAAGCGTCCGGAGCAATTAAGCGTGGAGGAATTTATTGTTTTGACTCAAAAAATAGAAGCCGATGGAGTTTAA
- a CDS encoding nucleotidyl transferase AbiEii/AbiGii toxin family protein, protein MSKLWDQNIDEFIALAAKHNVRMLMVGGGAVNFHGYQRHSADVDFWIETTDENFKKLVLVFNEMGYEIDDFPENVKQQQQNISIKFSPVDLDLELITKFSVNKTFEEAYNDSEETTVNGKIFLKWNVLSLEDLITSKIKANRAKDLLDIQQLREINKK, encoded by the coding sequence ATGTCAAAGCTTTGGGATCAGAATATTGATGAATTTATTGCATTAGCCGCCAAACATAATGTCCGAATGCTTATGGTGGGTGGTGGAGCTGTAAATTTTCATGGATATCAGAGACACTCAGCAGATGTAGATTTTTGGATAGAAACGACCGATGAAAATTTTAAGAAGTTGGTGCTTGTTTTTAATGAGATGGGATATGAAATTGATGATTTTCCTGAAAATGTAAAACAACAACAACAAAATATATCAATAAAATTTTCTCCTGTTGATTTAGATTTAGAACTAATTACTAAATTCTCAGTAAATAAAACTTTTGAGGAAGCTTATAACGATAGTGAAGAAACAACAGTTAATGGCAAAATATTTTTAAAATGGAATGTACTGTCTTTAGAGGATTTGATCACAAGTAAAATTAAAGCAAATAGAGCAAAGGATTTATTAGATATTCAACAGTTACGAGAAATTAATAAAAAATAA
- a CDS encoding DUF4286 family protein — MIIYNVTTNIHESVHDQWLKWMQEKHIPEILATQKFSSARIVRVLIEEEMGGITYSVQYVTDSKETLDQYYIEDEPAFHQEALSLFADKMLSFRTELEVISEH; from the coding sequence ATGATTATTTACAACGTTACTACCAATATACACGAGAGCGTTCATGACCAATGGTTAAAATGGATGCAGGAAAAACACATACCGGAAATTCTGGCTACACAAAAGTTCTCTTCTGCAAGAATTGTTAGGGTTTTGATAGAAGAAGAAATGGGAGGGATTACCTATTCTGTTCAATATGTTACAGATAGCAAAGAAACTTTAGATCAATATTATATCGAAGATGAGCCGGCTTTTCATCAGGAAGCCTTGTCTTTATTTGCTGATAAAATGCTTTCTTTCAGAACAGAGTTGGAAGTGATTTCGGAGCATTAA